From the genome of Pseudomonas yamanorum, one region includes:
- a CDS encoding cytochrome C assembly family protein — protein sequence MLPLSPSLLPSLAAAILYAAATLYQGTRLAQGAKADKRLLVGLGVLALLAHAASLFTHLMTPVGLGLDFFSAASLIAAAVIALTLMACYRIPVENLLVLLFPLGVLTVLLAQFTPTGTVQVIDEEPGILAHILLSILAYGMFTIAVFQALLLLLQDHQLKHKHPSGLIKNFPPLQTMESLLFGFLWAGWTLLSLSLISGWLFVENLFAQHLVHKTLLACLAWVVFSVLLWGRNRLGWRGHKAIRWTLAGFCLLMLAYFGSKLVREYILHI from the coding sequence ATGCTCCCTTTGTCACCCAGTTTGCTACCCAGCCTCGCCGCCGCCATCTTGTATGCCGCTGCGACCCTTTATCAGGGCACTCGTCTGGCCCAAGGCGCCAAGGCCGACAAACGCCTGTTGGTAGGCCTTGGCGTCCTTGCCCTGCTCGCCCACGCGGCCAGCCTGTTCACACACTTGATGACGCCGGTCGGCCTGGGCCTGGATTTTTTCAGCGCCGCCAGCCTGATTGCCGCCGCAGTGATCGCACTGACCCTGATGGCCTGCTACAGGATCCCGGTGGAGAACCTGCTGGTGCTGCTGTTCCCGCTCGGGGTGCTGACGGTGCTGCTGGCGCAATTCACGCCGACCGGCACCGTGCAGGTCATTGATGAAGAGCCGGGCATCCTCGCCCACATCCTGCTGTCGATCCTCGCCTACGGCATGTTCACCATCGCGGTGTTCCAGGCCTTGTTGCTACTGCTGCAAGACCACCAGCTCAAGCACAAGCACCCGTCCGGGCTGATCAAGAACTTCCCACCGTTGCAAACCATGGAAAGCCTGCTGTTCGGCTTCCTCTGGGCCGGCTGGACGCTGCTGTCGCTGTCGCTGATCTCCGGCTGGCTGTTCGTCGAGAACCTGTTCGCCCAGCATCTGGTGCACAAGACCCTGCTGGCGTGCCTGGCCTGGGTGGTGTTCAGCGTGCTGCTGTGGGGCCGCAACCGCCTCGGCTGGCGCGGGCACAAGGCGATCCGCTGGACCCTGGCCGGTTTCTGCCTGCTGATGCTGGCCTATTTCGGCAGCAAGCTGGTTCGCGAATACATCCTGCATATCTGA
- a CDS encoding CoA pyrophosphatase, with translation MLDELLRRVSNHTPHTLETDGRFPEAAVLVPITRSDEPELILTLRASGLSTHGGEVAFPGGRRDPEDPDLIFTALREAEEEIGLPPGLVEVIGPLSPLISLHGIRVTPYVGVIPDYVEYLANDAEIAAVFSVPLEFFRQDPREHTHRIDYQGRSWYVPSYRFGEYKIWGLTAIMIVELINLLYDDADISLHRPPKSFINT, from the coding sequence ATGCTGGACGAGCTACTTCGCCGGGTAAGCAATCATACGCCCCACACGCTGGAGACCGACGGTCGGTTCCCGGAAGCGGCGGTACTGGTGCCGATCACCCGCAGTGACGAACCCGAGCTGATCCTGACCTTGCGCGCCAGCGGGCTGTCGACCCATGGCGGCGAAGTGGCGTTCCCTGGCGGGCGCCGCGACCCGGAAGACCCGGACCTGATATTCACCGCGCTGCGAGAAGCCGAAGAAGAAATCGGCCTGCCGCCGGGCCTGGTGGAAGTCATCGGCCCATTGAGCCCGCTGATTTCCCTGCACGGTATCCGTGTCACGCCTTATGTAGGCGTTATCCCTGATTACGTTGAATACCTGGCCAATGACGCCGAGATCGCCGCTGTGTTCAGCGTGCCCCTGGAGTTTTTTCGCCAGGATCCCCGCGAACACACCCACCGTATCGATTACCAGGGCCGCAGTTGGTACGTGCCCAGTTACCGGTTTGGCGAATACAAGATCTGGGGCCTGACGGCGATCATGATCGTCGAGCTGATCAATTTGCTCTATGACGATGCCGACATCAGCCTGCATCGGCCGCCGAAAAGCTTCATCAATACCTAA
- a CDS encoding transporter associated domain-containing protein, with protein sequence MDNLPLGPMLAVVALLVLWSALFTAIEAAQQHLLALRPGTRQGDKAAARLNFPRNSLILCNTLCRAVVVILCTLLAIYAWAENGPWLGWVISSAVLLVLADYLPRALATRHPQTILGFGNTLLSVPLKILYPLAWLLNGVSLLLLRPFARKPGVVKKSDEPQPDQDDEPEAEIPNTRAPGMPGIHALDNITVNDILVPRSEVDGINLDDSVEEIIEQLRVSTRTRLPVFHSDINQVEAVLNTRQIRHLLPDASLTKEALLEACHEPYFVPESTPLQLQLLNFHKQQRRLGMVVDEYGEVLGIVTLEDILEEIVGEFENEQHLDNPHIQPQLDGRYVIDGAASIRDLNKTLGWHLPSDGPKTLNGLVTEALETIPDCAVCLKIGRYRLEILETEDNRVAKVLIWHTSTVPVAA encoded by the coding sequence ATGGACAACTTGCCCTTAGGGCCGATGCTTGCGGTAGTAGCCTTGCTGGTTTTATGGTCGGCGCTGTTTACCGCCATCGAAGCCGCCCAGCAACATTTGCTGGCCCTGCGACCTGGCACCCGCCAGGGTGACAAAGCCGCCGCCCGCCTGAATTTCCCGCGCAATAGCCTGATCCTCTGCAACACCTTGTGCCGCGCCGTGGTGGTGATTCTCTGCACCCTGCTGGCGATCTACGCGTGGGCGGAAAACGGCCCATGGCTCGGCTGGGTGATCTCCAGTGCGGTCCTGCTGGTGCTGGCCGACTATCTGCCCCGCGCCCTGGCCACTCGCCACCCGCAAACCATCCTCGGTTTCGGCAATACGTTGCTGAGCGTTCCGTTGAAAATCCTTTATCCGCTGGCTTGGCTGCTCAATGGCGTCAGCCTGTTGCTGCTGCGCCCATTTGCCCGCAAACCTGGCGTGGTCAAGAAGAGCGACGAGCCGCAGCCGGATCAGGACGACGAGCCGGAAGCCGAAATCCCCAACACCCGCGCACCGGGCATGCCAGGCATTCATGCCCTGGACAACATCACCGTGAATGACATCCTGGTGCCCCGCAGCGAAGTGGACGGCATCAACCTGGATGACTCGGTAGAGGAAATCATCGAGCAACTGCGGGTTTCCACGCGTACCCGGCTGCCGGTGTTCCACAGCGACATCAACCAGGTCGAAGCGGTGCTCAACACCCGGCAGATCCGCCACCTGCTACCGGACGCCAGCCTGACCAAGGAAGCGCTGCTGGAGGCCTGTCACGAGCCCTACTTCGTCCCGGAAAGCACACCGCTGCAACTGCAATTGCTGAACTTCCACAAGCAGCAGCGCCGCCTGGGCATGGTGGTGGATGAATATGGCGAAGTGCTGGGCATCGTGACCCTGGAAGACATTCTTGAAGAAATCGTCGGTGAGTTCGAAAACGAGCAGCATCTCGACAACCCGCACATCCAGCCCCAACTGGATGGCCGCTACGTGATCGACGGCGCCGCCTCGATTCGCGACCTGAACAAAACCCTCGGCTGGCACCTGCCCAGCGACGGCCCCAAGACCCTCAACGGCCTGGTCACCGAAGCACTGGAGACCATCCCGGATTGCGCCGTGTGCCTGAAAATCGGCCGCTATCGCCTGGAAATCCTCGAGACCGAGGACAACCGCGTCGCCAAGGTGCTGATCTGGCACACCAGCACAGTGCCGGTCGCCGCTTAA
- a CDS encoding DUF1289 domain-containing protein, with translation MTVSERPVASPCVSICALDDDDICTGCQRTVEEITRWSRMDNAERRVVLGLCHERAKASGLMWMIPGKSGA, from the coding sequence ATGACCGTATCTGAACGGCCGGTAGCGTCGCCTTGCGTGAGCATTTGCGCGCTGGATGACGATGATATCTGCACGGGATGCCAGCGCACGGTGGAAGAGATTACCCGCTGGAGTCGCATGGACAACGCCGAGCGCCGGGTGGTGCTGGGGTTGTGCCATGAGCGGGCGAAGGCGAGTGGGCTCATGTGGATGATTCCGGGGAAGTCCGGCGCCTGA
- a CDS encoding L,D-transpeptidase family protein — protein sequence MRWLLALICLSFATLSPASTQVILGGKPVEKILVLKSAHQLQLINDGKPLRTYRISLGKNPKGTKLMEGDRRTPEGFYWIDWRKTSDRFNLAMHISYPNISDSARARREGVKPGSMIMIHGTPDAEDYPEELFHTLDWTDGCIGMRNVDMREVWNLVKDGTMIEIRP from the coding sequence ATGCGTTGGTTGCTTGCTCTGATCTGCCTGTCGTTTGCCACGCTGTCGCCAGCCTCCACCCAAGTGATCCTGGGGGGCAAACCCGTCGAAAAAATCCTGGTGCTCAAGTCCGCCCATCAGTTGCAACTGATCAACGACGGCAAGCCCCTCAGGACCTACCGCATTTCCCTGGGCAAGAACCCCAAGGGCACCAAGCTGATGGAAGGCGACCGCCGAACCCCGGAAGGCTTCTACTGGATCGACTGGCGCAAGACCAGCGACCGCTTCAACCTGGCCATGCACATTTCCTACCCCAACATCAGCGACTCCGCCCGCGCCCGCCGCGAAGGGGTCAAGCCCGGCAGCATGATCATGATCCACGGCACCCCCGACGCCGAGGACTACCCCGAAGAGCTGTTCCACACCCTGGACTGGACCGACGGCTGCATCGGCATGCGCAATGTCGACATGCGCGAAGTCTGGAACCTGGTCAAGGACGGCACGATGATCGAGATTCGTCCGTAA
- a CDS encoding MFS transporter yields MSTTYNETATAAPTNSTARVATASIIGTAIEFYDFYIYATAAALVIGPVFFPQTSGTAQMLASFLTFGIAFIARPLGSALFGHFGDRIGRKSTLVASLLLMGVCTTLIGLLPGYDSIGAWAPILLCVLRFGQGLGLGGEWGGAALLATENAPKGKRAWFGMFPQLGPSIGFLAANGLFLILAMSLSDEQFRSWGWRIPFILSAALVMVGLYARLKLHETPVFANAVAKEAPVKVPLVELFSQHWLPVLLGAASMVVCYALFYITTAFSLSYGVSTLGYSRETFLGLLCFAVLFMGAATPLAAWASDRYGRKPVLIVGAILTILSGFTMEPLLTHGSTWAVALFLALELFLMGVTFAPMGAMLPELFPTRVRYTGASAAYNLGGIVGASAAPFFATKLVAMGGLSYVGGYVSAAAVISLIAVLCLKETRNNDLNRVS; encoded by the coding sequence ATGAGCACCACCTATAACGAGACGGCGACCGCCGCCCCGACCAATTCGACGGCCCGGGTCGCCACCGCGAGCATCATCGGCACCGCCATCGAGTTCTACGACTTCTATATCTATGCGACTGCCGCTGCCCTGGTGATCGGCCCGGTGTTCTTCCCGCAAACCTCCGGCACGGCGCAGATGCTTGCCTCGTTCCTGACCTTCGGTATCGCGTTTATCGCGCGGCCACTGGGTTCGGCGCTGTTTGGCCACTTTGGTGACCGGATTGGCCGTAAATCGACGTTGGTGGCGTCCCTGCTGCTGATGGGCGTGTGCACCACGCTGATTGGTTTGCTGCCCGGTTATGACAGCATCGGAGCCTGGGCGCCGATCCTGCTCTGCGTGCTGCGCTTTGGCCAAGGCCTCGGGCTTGGCGGCGAATGGGGCGGCGCGGCGTTGCTGGCGACCGAGAACGCACCGAAGGGCAAACGCGCCTGGTTCGGCATGTTCCCGCAACTGGGGCCATCGATAGGGTTCTTGGCAGCCAACGGGCTGTTCCTGATCCTGGCCATGAGCCTGAGCGACGAGCAATTCCGCAGCTGGGGCTGGCGCATTCCGTTCATCCTCAGCGCAGCGCTGGTGATGGTGGGTCTGTATGCGCGGCTCAAACTGCACGAAACGCCGGTGTTCGCGAACGCCGTAGCCAAGGAAGCTCCGGTGAAAGTGCCGCTGGTGGAACTGTTCAGTCAGCATTGGCTGCCGGTACTGCTGGGCGCGGCGTCGATGGTGGTGTGTTATGCGCTGTTCTATATCACCACGGCGTTTTCCCTGAGCTACGGCGTGTCCACGCTGGGCTATAGCCGTGAAACCTTCCTCGGGCTGCTGTGCTTCGCCGTGCTGTTCATGGGCGCGGCGACGCCGCTGGCGGCGTGGGCAAGCGACCGTTACGGGCGTAAGCCGGTGCTGATTGTGGGGGCGATTCTGACCATCCTCTCCGGCTTCACCATGGAACCGTTGCTCACCCACGGTTCAACCTGGGCCGTGGCATTGTTCCTGGCGCTGGAGCTGTTTTTGATGGGCGTGACGTTCGCCCCGATGGGCGCGATGCTGCCGGAACTGTTCCCGACCCGCGTGCGTTATACCGGTGCTTCGGCGGCGTATAACCTGGGCGGGATCGTGGGCGCATCGGCGGCACCGTTCTTCGCGACCAAACTGGTGGCGATGGGCGGTTTGAGTTATGTCGGCGGGTATGTGTCGGCGGCAGCGGTGATCAGCTTGATTGCTGTGCTGTGCCTGAAAGAGACGCGCAATAACGATTTGAATCGCGTTAGCTGA
- a CDS encoding GntR family transcriptional regulator yields the protein MNPILALRPDDKQSTPLYLQLARNLEAAIHAGQWKSEQALPSERALSEQLSISRVTARKALEVLFEQGLIRRSQGSGTFITPRLEQPLSRLSGFSEMLRLKGFVPTSQWLERDITPPTHEELIRLGLSPSDKVARLKRLRKADDTVMAIEMTAMPASVLPHPQAIGNSLYEYLESIGKPIVRALQHIQAINASDEFAALVGIAPGTAMLLMTRVGYTADNTPIEITDTYCRNDYYDFVAELRRHDYSAELRI from the coding sequence ATGAACCCCATCCTGGCCCTGCGCCCCGACGATAAACAATCGACGCCGCTGTACCTGCAACTGGCCCGTAACCTTGAAGCCGCGATTCATGCCGGCCAATGGAAATCCGAGCAGGCATTGCCGTCGGAACGCGCCCTCAGCGAGCAACTGAGCATTTCCCGAGTGACCGCCCGCAAGGCGCTGGAAGTACTCTTCGAACAAGGCCTGATCCGTCGCAGCCAAGGCTCCGGAACCTTCATCACTCCGCGCCTTGAACAGCCGTTGTCGCGCCTCTCGGGCTTCAGCGAAATGCTCCGTCTCAAGGGCTTTGTGCCGACGTCCCAGTGGCTCGAGCGCGACATCACCCCGCCGACCCATGAAGAGCTGATCCGCCTGGGCCTGTCGCCGAGTGACAAGGTCGCGCGCCTCAAGCGTTTGCGTAAGGCCGACGACACAGTGATGGCGATTGAAATGACCGCCATGCCCGCCTCCGTCCTCCCCCACCCGCAGGCCATCGGCAACTCGCTGTACGAATACCTGGAAAGCATCGGCAAGCCCATCGTGCGCGCCCTGCAACACATCCAGGCGATCAACGCCTCGGACGAGTTCGCAGCCCTGGTTGGCATCGCCCCCGGCACCGCCATGCTGCTGATGACCCGGGTGGGCTACACCGCCGACAACACCCCGATTGAAATCACCGACACCTATTGCCGCAACGACTACTACGACTTCGTCGCAGAACTGCGCCGCCACGACTATTCCGCTGAACTGCGAATTTAG
- the nagA gene encoding N-acetylglucosamine-6-phosphate deacetylase, producing MSEDNILTPNGWIRGRLVHQHGKVTAVEGSPCDPADNDLPYLLPGFIDLHVHGGGGKDIMEGTDAFHTITRTHVRFGTTSLLATTMTAPVDEITRVLGEIGTYCENRPTGTARVLGVHLEGPYINPGKLGAQPNFAHTALMAEVEEYLRLAPIRVITIAPEIAGHDGLIRALSERGVRMQIGHTLGSYEEGVAALAAGATSFTHLYNAMSPLHHREPGIVGAALAHAKYAELIPDLLHVHPGAMRVALRSIPCLYCVTDSTAAAGMPDGEYKLGSHTVTKCLGGVRLADGTLAGSTLTMDQALRNLVKIGLPISEASQRLSQFPADYLGLEERGRLQPGSFADCVRLDRSLHLTDVVVEGETIDFKNA from the coding sequence ATGTCCGAAGACAACATTCTTACGCCCAACGGCTGGATTCGCGGCCGCCTGGTGCACCAGCACGGCAAGGTCACTGCCGTTGAAGGCAGCCCGTGCGACCCGGCAGACAACGACCTGCCGTATTTGCTGCCAGGCTTTATCGACCTGCATGTGCACGGCGGTGGCGGCAAAGACATCATGGAAGGCACCGACGCCTTCCACACCATCACTCGCACCCACGTGCGGTTTGGCACCACCTCGCTGCTGGCCACCACCATGACCGCGCCGGTGGACGAAATCACCCGTGTGCTCGGCGAGATCGGCACCTATTGCGAAAACCGCCCAACCGGCACCGCCCGTGTGCTCGGCGTGCACCTGGAAGGCCCCTACATCAATCCGGGAAAACTCGGCGCACAACCGAACTTCGCCCACACCGCCTTGATGGCCGAAGTCGAAGAATACCTGCGCCTGGCGCCGATCCGGGTGATCACCATTGCTCCGGAAATCGCCGGCCATGACGGACTGATCCGCGCCCTCAGCGAACGCGGCGTGCGCATGCAGATCGGACACACCCTGGGCAGCTACGAAGAAGGCGTCGCCGCCCTCGCCGCCGGCGCCACCAGCTTTACCCATTTGTATAACGCCATGAGCCCGCTGCATCACCGTGAGCCCGGCATCGTCGGCGCGGCCCTGGCCCACGCCAAATACGCTGAGCTGATTCCCGACCTGCTGCACGTGCACCCCGGCGCCATGCGCGTGGCCCTGCGTTCGATCCCGTGCCTGTACTGCGTCACCGATTCCACCGCCGCCGCCGGCATGCCCGACGGTGAATACAAGCTGGGCAGCCACACCGTGACCAAGTGCCTGGGCGGCGTACGCCTGGCCGATGGAACGCTGGCCGGCAGCACCCTGACCATGGACCAGGCACTGCGCAACCTGGTGAAGATCGGCCTGCCGATCAGCGAAGCCTCACAACGCCTGTCGCAATTTCCTGCGGACTACCTGGGCCTCGAAGAACGCGGTCGCCTGCAGCCCGGCAGCTTTGCCGACTGCGTGCGCCTGGACCGCTCCCTGCACCTCACCGACGTAGTGGTCGAAGGAGAAACCATTGACTTCAAAAATGCTTGA
- a CDS encoding gamma carbonic anhydrase family protein: MKYRLGDARVETHPNSWVAPNATLVGKVKLEEGANVWFNAVLRGDNELILIGKNSNVQDGSVMHTDMGYPLTLGTGVTIGHNAMLHGCTVDDYSLIGINAVILNGAKIGKHCIIGANSLIGEGKEIPDGSLVVGSPGKVVRELTDVQKKMLEASAAHYVHNAQRYARDLVEQEE; this comes from the coding sequence ATGAAATACCGCCTGGGCGACGCCCGAGTCGAAACCCATCCCAACAGTTGGGTGGCCCCCAATGCCACGCTGGTGGGCAAGGTCAAGCTGGAAGAGGGCGCCAACGTCTGGTTCAACGCGGTGTTGCGCGGCGACAACGAACTGATCCTGATCGGCAAGAACAGCAACGTGCAGGACGGCAGCGTGATGCACACCGACATGGGTTACCCGCTGACCCTCGGCACCGGCGTGACCATCGGCCATAACGCCATGTTGCATGGCTGCACCGTCGACGATTACAGCCTGATCGGCATCAACGCGGTGATTCTTAACGGGGCGAAGATAGGCAAACACTGCATCATCGGCGCCAATTCGCTGATTGGCGAAGGCAAGGAGATTCCCGATGGTTCGCTGGTGGTGGGCTCGCCGGGCAAAGTGGTGCGGGAGCTGACCGACGTGCAGAAGAAAATGCTCGAGGCCAGCGCTGCGCACTATGTGCATAACGCCCAGCGTTATGCCCGTGATCTGGTTGAGCAGGAAGAATGA
- the ffh gene encoding signal recognition particle protein: MFENLTDRLSQTLRHVTGKAKLTEDNIKDTLREVRMALLEADVALPVVKDFVNSVKERAVGTEVSRSLTPGQAFVKIVQAELESLMGAANEDLNLSAVPPAVVLMAGLQGAGKTTTAGKLARFLKERKKKSVMVVSADVYRPAAIKQLEMLAGEVGVTFFPSDLSQKPVDIAQAAIKEAKLKFIDVVIVDTAGRLHIDEEMMGEIKALHAAINPVETLFVVDAMTGQDAANTAKAFGDALPLTGVILTKVDGDARGGAALSVRAITGKPIKFIGMGEKSEALEPFHPERIASRILGMGDVLSLIEQAEATLDKDKADKLAKKLKKGKGFDLEDFRDQLQQMKNMGGLGGLMDKLPNIGGVNLAQMGNAQGAAEKQFKQMEAIINSMTPAERRDPELISGSRKRRIAMGSGTQVQDIGRLIKQHKQMQKMMKKFSAKGGMAKMMRGMGGMLPGGGMPKM; the protein is encoded by the coding sequence ATGTTTGAAAATCTGACTGACCGTCTCTCGCAGACGCTGCGCCATGTCACCGGCAAGGCCAAGCTGACCGAGGACAATATTAAAGACACCCTGCGTGAAGTGCGCATGGCGTTGCTGGAAGCCGACGTCGCCTTGCCGGTGGTGAAGGACTTCGTCAACTCGGTCAAAGAGCGCGCGGTCGGCACTGAAGTGTCCCGCAGCCTGACCCCGGGCCAGGCCTTTGTGAAGATCGTCCAGGCCGAACTCGAAAGCCTGATGGGCGCGGCCAACGAAGATTTGAACCTCAGCGCCGTGCCGCCAGCCGTTGTGCTGATGGCTGGCCTGCAAGGTGCGGGTAAAACCACCACCGCCGGCAAACTGGCGCGCTTCCTTAAAGAGCGCAAGAAGAAGTCGGTGATGGTGGTGTCTGCGGACGTTTACCGTCCGGCCGCGATCAAACAGCTGGAAATGCTCGCGGGCGAAGTGGGTGTGACCTTCTTCCCGTCCGACCTGAGCCAGAAGCCGGTCGATATCGCCCAGGCGGCTATTAAAGAAGCCAAGCTGAAATTCATCGACGTGGTCATCGTCGATACCGCCGGTCGCCTGCACATCGATGAAGAGATGATGGGCGAGATCAAGGCGCTGCATGCCGCGATCAACCCGGTAGAGACTCTGTTCGTGGTCGACGCCATGACCGGCCAGGATGCGGCCAACACCGCCAAGGCCTTTGGTGATGCGCTGCCGCTGACCGGTGTGATCCTGACCAAGGTCGACGGCGACGCTCGAGGCGGTGCCGCCTTGTCGGTGCGTGCGATTACCGGCAAGCCGATCAAGTTCATTGGTATGGGCGAGAAGAGCGAAGCGCTCGAGCCGTTCCACCCTGAGCGGATCGCCTCGCGTATCCTCGGCATGGGCGACGTGCTCAGCCTGATCGAGCAAGCGGAAGCGACCCTCGACAAGGACAAGGCCGACAAACTTGCTAAAAAGCTGAAGAAGGGCAAGGGCTTCGACCTCGAAGACTTCCGCGACCAGCTGCAACAGATGAAAAACATGGGCGGCCTCGGCGGCCTGATGGACAAGCTGCCGAACATCGGCGGCGTGAACCTGGCGCAAATGGGCAATGCCCAGGGCGCGGCAGAGAAGCAATTCAAGCAGATGGAAGCCATCATCAATTCCATGACCCCGGCCGAGCGCCGCGACCCTGAGCTGATCAGCGGTTCGCGCAAACGTCGGATCGCCATGGGTTCCGGCACCCAGGTGCAGGACATCGGTCGCTTGATCAAGCAGCACAAGCAGATGCAGAAGATGATGAAGAAATTCTCCGCAAAAGGCGGAATGGCCAAGATGATGCGCGGCATGGGCGGTATGTTGCCCGGCGGCGGCATGCCGAAAATGTAA
- a CDS encoding NUDIX hydrolase: MNFCSQCGKPVTQRIPEGDARLRYVCDHCQTIHYQNPNIVAGTVPVWGAQVLLCRRAIEPRLGFWTLPAGFMENGETVEQAAMRETMEEACARVRNLSIYTLIDVPHISQVHIFYRAELIDLDFAAGPESLEVRLFDEADIPWSELAFRTVGRTLECFFADRRQQSYPVRSESVPPLTQLAK; encoded by the coding sequence ATGAACTTCTGCAGCCAGTGCGGTAAACCGGTCACCCAGCGCATTCCCGAAGGCGACGCACGCCTGCGTTATGTCTGCGATCACTGTCAGACCATTCACTACCAGAACCCCAATATCGTCGCCGGCACCGTGCCGGTGTGGGGCGCCCAGGTGCTGCTGTGCCGCCGCGCCATCGAGCCGCGCCTGGGTTTCTGGACCCTGCCTGCAGGTTTTATGGAGAACGGCGAGACCGTCGAACAGGCCGCCATGCGCGAAACCATGGAAGAAGCCTGCGCCCGGGTGCGCAACCTGAGCATCTATACCCTGATCGACGTGCCGCACATCAGCCAGGTGCACATCTTCTACCGTGCCGAACTGATCGACCTGGACTTTGCCGCAGGCCCCGAAAGCCTGGAAGTGCGCTTATTCGATGAAGCCGACATCCCTTGGTCCGAGCTGGCTTTCCGCACGGTCGGGCGTACCTTAGAATGCTTTTTTGCTGACCGCCGGCAACAGTCGTATCCGGTGCGCAGCGAGTCGGTGCCGCCGCTGACCCAGTTGGCCAAATAA
- the purT gene encoding formate-dependent phosphoribosylglycinamide formyltransferase encodes MTRIGTPLSPTATRVMLCGCGELGKEVVIELQRLGVEVIAVDRYANAPAMQVAHRSHVINMLDGAALRAVIEAEKPHFIVPEIEAIATATLVELEAEGFNVIPTARATLLTMNREGIRRLAAEELDLPTSPYHFADTFEDYSKAVTDLGFPCVVKPVMSSSGKGQSLLRSADDVQKAWDYAQEGGRAGKGRVIIEGFIDFDYEITLLTVRHIGGTTFCAPVGHRQEKGDYQESWQPQAMSPIALAESERVAKAVTEALGGRGLFGVELFIKGDQVWFSEVSPRPHDTGLVTLISQDLSQFALHARAILGLPIPLIRQFGPSASAVILVEGKSTQTAFANLGAALSEPDTALRLFGKPEVNGQRRMGVALARDESIEAARAKATRASKAVVVEL; translated from the coding sequence ATGACCCGAATCGGAACTCCATTGTCGCCAACCGCGACCCGCGTAATGCTGTGTGGCTGCGGTGAGCTGGGCAAGGAAGTGGTAATCGAACTGCAACGCCTGGGCGTTGAAGTGATTGCCGTGGATCGCTACGCCAACGCACCGGCCATGCAGGTTGCCCATCGTAGTCATGTGATCAACATGCTCGATGGCGCCGCCCTGCGTGCCGTGATCGAAGCCGAAAAGCCGCACTTCATCGTGCCGGAAATCGAAGCGATCGCCACCGCGACCCTGGTTGAGCTGGAAGCCGAAGGCTTCAACGTGATCCCGACCGCCCGCGCGACCTTGCTGACCATGAACCGCGAGGGCATCCGTCGCCTGGCCGCTGAAGAGCTGGACCTGCCGACCTCGCCGTACCACTTCGCTGACACCTTCGAGGACTACAGCAAGGCCGTCACCGACCTGGGCTTCCCGTGCGTGGTCAAGCCGGTGATGAGTTCGTCGGGCAAAGGCCAGAGCCTGTTGCGCAGTGCCGATGACGTGCAGAAAGCCTGGGACTACGCCCAGGAAGGCGGGCGTGCCGGCAAGGGCCGCGTGATCATCGAAGGCTTTATCGACTTCGACTACGAAATCACCCTGCTTACCGTGCGCCACATTGGCGGCACCACCTTCTGCGCGCCTGTCGGTCACCGTCAGGAGAAGGGCGACTACCAGGAATCCTGGCAGCCACAGGCCATGAGCCCGATTGCGCTGGCGGAATCCGAGCGCGTTGCCAAGGCGGTAACCGAAGCATTGGGTGGTCGTGGTCTGTTTGGCGTCGAGCTGTTTATCAAAGGCGATCAGGTTTGGTTCAGCGAAGTGTCGCCGCGCCCCCATGACACTGGCCTGGTAACCCTGATTTCCCAGGACTTGTCGCAGTTCGCCCTGCATGCGCGGGCAATTCTCGGCCTGCCGATTCCGTTGATCCGTCAATTCGGGCCTTCGGCTTCGGCGGTGATTCTGGTGGAAGGCAAGTCGACCCAGACGGCGTTTGCCAACCTGGGGGCTGCGTTGAGCGAGCCGGATACGGCGTTGCGTTTGTTCGGCAAGCCGGAAGTGAACGGTCAGCGTCGTATGGGCGTGGCGTTGGCGCGGGATGAGTCGATTGAGGCTGCCCGGGCTAAAGCGACCCGTGCTTCGAAAGCGGTTGTTGTAGAGCTGTAA